A part of Aquibium oceanicum genomic DNA contains:
- a CDS encoding M3 family metallopeptidase, with translation MPQDGSELLTGPLVHWTGPLGLPDFTAVRDEDFSTAFDQAFAAHEEEIEAISSHPDMPTIDNTLAALELAGRPLGRISAIFWFKAGANTNDTIQALEREISPKMARHYSAIAMNEQLFGRIDDLYARRAALGLDPETARVLELTWKSFVRSGAKLASKDKERLAAINQELASLGARFGQNVLADERGWALFLDEADLDGLPDFLRRSMSEAAASRDQDGRYAVTLSRSIMEPFLTFSKRRDLREAAFRAFVSRGDNGGETDNRDIVKQMLALRTEKAKLLGYGSYAALKLDNTMAKSPEAVANLLDPVWDKAIEKVAADQAELTRIAAAEGLNDALSPWDWRYFQEKLRAERYAFDELQLKPYLRLENVIAACFDVANRLFGLDFEEKHEVPAWHADVRTFEVRNADGSHRAVFLADYFNRPSKRSGAWMSSLRTGYSLGEGATPIIYNVMNFAKPPKGQPALLSLDEARTLFHEFGHALHGMLSEVTWPSVSGTGVSRDFVELPSQLYEHWLTVPEILQKHARHSETGDAMPKDLMERMEAARSFDAGFATVEFAASALIDMAYHSSAEAPEDPIAFELEMLSKLKMPDAIAMRHRTPHFAHVFSGDGYSAGYYSYMWSEVLDADAFSAFEETGDPFDPELAGKLRKHIYSAGGSRDPEELYTAFRGKMPSPEAMMAKRGLV, from the coding sequence TTGCCCCAAGACGGTTCAGAACTCCTCACCGGCCCTCTGGTTCACTGGACCGGACCTCTCGGCCTGCCGGACTTCACCGCGGTCAGGGACGAGGATTTTTCCACGGCATTCGATCAGGCCTTCGCAGCGCACGAGGAAGAGATCGAGGCAATTTCCTCCCATCCCGATATGCCGACGATCGACAACACCCTTGCCGCTCTCGAACTCGCGGGGCGTCCGCTCGGACGCATCTCCGCGATCTTCTGGTTCAAGGCCGGCGCCAACACGAACGACACGATCCAGGCGCTGGAGCGCGAGATCTCGCCGAAGATGGCCCGGCACTATTCCGCGATCGCCATGAACGAACAGCTCTTCGGGCGGATCGACGACCTCTACGCGCGCCGCGCCGCGCTTGGGCTCGACCCCGAGACCGCGCGGGTGCTCGAACTCACCTGGAAGAGCTTCGTGCGTTCCGGAGCGAAGCTCGCGTCGAAGGACAAGGAACGCCTCGCCGCGATCAACCAGGAACTGGCGTCGCTCGGCGCCCGGTTCGGCCAGAACGTGCTGGCCGACGAGCGCGGCTGGGCGCTGTTCCTCGACGAAGCCGATCTCGACGGCCTGCCCGATTTCCTCCGGCGCTCGATGTCGGAAGCGGCAGCCTCTCGCGATCAGGACGGACGGTACGCCGTGACCCTGTCGCGCTCTATCATGGAGCCGTTCCTCACTTTCTCGAAGCGCCGTGACCTGCGGGAGGCCGCGTTCCGCGCCTTCGTCTCGCGCGGCGACAATGGCGGAGAAACCGACAATCGCGACATCGTGAAACAGATGCTCGCGCTGCGTACGGAGAAGGCGAAGCTTCTGGGCTACGGCTCCTATGCGGCGCTCAAGCTCGACAATACGATGGCGAAGTCGCCCGAGGCGGTCGCGAACCTGCTCGATCCGGTCTGGGACAAGGCGATCGAAAAGGTCGCCGCCGACCAGGCGGAGCTGACCCGCATCGCGGCTGCCGAGGGCCTGAACGATGCCTTGTCGCCCTGGGACTGGCGCTACTTCCAGGAAAAGCTCAGGGCCGAACGCTACGCCTTCGACGAACTCCAGCTCAAGCCCTACCTGCGCCTGGAGAACGTCATCGCGGCCTGCTTCGACGTCGCCAATCGACTGTTCGGCCTCGATTTCGAGGAAAAGCACGAGGTGCCGGCGTGGCATGCCGACGTGCGCACCTTCGAGGTGCGGAACGCCGACGGCTCGCATCGCGCGGTCTTCCTGGCCGACTATTTCAACCGCCCCTCGAAGCGCTCCGGCGCCTGGATGAGTTCGCTGCGCACCGGCTATTCGCTGGGCGAGGGCGCCACGCCGATCATCTACAACGTCATGAACTTCGCAAAGCCGCCGAAAGGCCAGCCGGCGCTGCTCTCGCTGGACGAGGCGCGCACGCTGTTCCACGAGTTCGGCCACGCGCTGCACGGCATGCTGAGCGAAGTCACCTGGCCGTCGGTGTCCGGCACCGGCGTCAGCCGCGATTTCGTCGAACTGCCCTCGCAGCTCTACGAGCACTGGCTGACGGTGCCCGAGATCCTGCAGAAGCACGCGCGCCACAGCGAGACCGGCGATGCAATGCCGAAAGACCTAATGGAGCGCATGGAGGCGGCGCGGAGCTTCGATGCCGGCTTCGCCACGGTGGAGTTCGCCGCGTCCGCGCTGATCGACATGGCATATCACTCGAGTGCCGAGGCGCCGGAGGATCCGATCGCCTTCGAACTGGAGATGCTGAGCAAGCTCAAGATGCCGGATGCCATTGCCATGCGCCACCGCACGCCCCACTTCGCGCATGTCTTCTCCGGCGACGGCTATTCGGCGGGCTATTACTCCTACATGTGGTCGGAAGTGCTGGACGCGGACGCCTTCTCCGCTTTCGAGGAGACGGGCGACCCGTTCGACCCGGAACTGGCGGGCAAGCTGCGCAAGCACATCTATTCGGCCGGCGGCTCGCGCGATCCGGAGGAACTCTACACCGCGTTCCGCGGCAAGATGCCGTCGCCCGAGGCGATGATGGCCAAGCGCGGACTGGTCTAG
- the pyk gene encoding pyruvate kinase produces MRRNRKVRILATLGPASSDEAMIRKLHEAGADVFRINMSHADHDLMRTLVGRIRAIERSIGRPIGILADLQGPKLRVGKFAEGSVPLEVGQTFTFDDDRTPGDATRVHLPHPEILTSVKPGDRLLIDDGKLQLKAVKTDGKSIEAVVVAGTKISDKKGVSLPDTDLPLGALTEKDRRDLDAVLQAEVDWVALSFIQRPEDLAEVRKIARGRAAILSKIEKPQAVARLAEIIELSDALMVARGDLGVEMPLEAVPGIQKQITRACRRAGKPVVVATQMLESMITAPVPTRAEVSDVSIAVFEGADAIMLSAESAAGQYPVEAVSMMNAIAVQVEKDPTYPGIINAQRSEPEATGADAISLAARQIAETLRLSAIVTYTASGTTGLRAARERPRVPIIALSPVVETARRLSLVWGLHCVVTPDASDLDDMVDRACRIAFAEGFGRAGDRIIVTAGVPLRTPGATNLLRIAYIGSEGMNGM; encoded by the coding sequence ATGAGGCGCAACCGCAAGGTCCGGATCCTGGCGACGCTGGGACCGGCATCCTCCGACGAGGCGATGATCCGCAAGCTCCACGAAGCGGGCGCCGACGTCTTCCGCATCAACATGAGCCATGCCGACCATGACCTCATGCGCACCTTGGTCGGTCGCATCCGTGCGATCGAACGCTCCATCGGTCGGCCGATCGGCATCCTGGCCGATCTCCAGGGTCCGAAACTGCGCGTCGGGAAGTTCGCTGAAGGCTCCGTGCCGCTCGAAGTCGGCCAGACCTTCACCTTCGACGACGACCGCACGCCGGGCGACGCCACCCGCGTCCATCTCCCGCATCCGGAGATCCTGACGTCGGTGAAACCCGGCGACCGGCTGTTGATCGACGACGGCAAGCTGCAGCTGAAGGCGGTGAAGACCGACGGAAAGTCGATCGAGGCGGTCGTGGTGGCCGGCACGAAGATTTCCGACAAGAAGGGCGTCAGCCTTCCCGACACCGACCTGCCGCTGGGCGCGCTGACCGAGAAGGACCGCCGCGACCTCGACGCGGTCCTCCAGGCCGAGGTGGACTGGGTGGCGCTATCCTTCATCCAGCGGCCGGAGGATCTCGCCGAGGTGCGCAAGATCGCGCGCGGACGCGCTGCCATCCTGTCCAAGATCGAGAAGCCGCAGGCCGTCGCCAGGCTTGCCGAGATCATCGAACTCTCCGACGCCCTGATGGTGGCGCGCGGCGATCTCGGGGTCGAGATGCCGCTCGAAGCCGTGCCGGGCATCCAGAAACAGATCACCCGCGCCTGCCGCCGTGCCGGCAAGCCGGTCGTTGTCGCCACGCAGATGCTGGAATCGATGATCACCGCGCCGGTGCCCACCCGCGCGGAAGTCTCCGACGTGTCGATCGCCGTCTTCGAGGGCGCCGATGCGATCATGCTGTCGGCCGAATCGGCGGCCGGCCAGTACCCCGTCGAGGCGGTGTCGATGATGAACGCCATCGCGGTTCAGGTCGAGAAGGACCCGACCTATCCGGGCATCATCAACGCGCAGCGCTCCGAGCCTGAGGCGACCGGCGCCGACGCGATCTCGCTCGCCGCGCGACAGATCGCCGAAACGCTGCGGCTGTCGGCCATCGTCACCTACACCGCGTCGGGCACCACTGGCCTGCGCGCCGCGCGCGAACGTCCACGCGTACCCATCATCGCGCTTTCGCCGGTCGTCGAGACCGCCCGCCGCCTCTCTCTCGTGTGGGGGTTGCACTGCGTCGTCACGCCGGATGCGAGCGACCTAGACGACATGGTCGATCGCGCCTGCCGCATCGCCTTCGCGGAAGGCTTCGGCCGGGCCGGGGACCGCATCATCGTCACCGCCGGCGTGCCGCTGCGCACGCCCGGAGCCACCAACCTGCTGCGGATCGCCTATATCGGTTCGGAAGGCATGAACGGGATGTAA
- the typA gene encoding translational GTPase TypA encodes MNLRNIAIIAHVDHGKTTLVDNLLKQSGSFRENQRVAERAMDSNDLEKERGITILAKATSVDWKDYRINIVDTPGHADFGGEVERILSMVDSAIVLVDAAEGPMPQTKFVVGKALKVGLKPIVVINKIDRPDARHVEVVNEVFDLFAALDATDEQLDFPILYGSGRDGWVAENPEGPKDQGLAPLFDLVVKHVPAPTVHPGPFRMIGTLLEANAFLGRIITGRIESGSLKSNQSVKVLANDGSLVETGRVSKILAFRGLERQPIDEAQAGDIVAIAGLSKGTVADTFCDPAVTEPLHAQPIDPPTVTMSFIVNDSPLAGTEGDKVTSRVIRDRLLREAEGNVALKIEESTEKDSFYVSGRGELQLAVLIETMRREGFELAVSRPRVVMQKGEDGQLLEPVEEVVIDVDEEHSGVVVQKMSERKAEMVELRPSGGDRQRLVFHAPTRGLIGYQSELLTDTRGTAVMNRLFHSYQPYKGELAGRTNGVLISNDQGESVAFAMWNLEDRGPMVIDPGVKVYQGMIIGIHSRDNDLEVNVLKGKKLTNIRAAGKDEAVKLTPPIRMTLERALAWIQDDELVEVTPKSIRLRKLYLDPNERKRFEKQLAAGAA; translated from the coding sequence ATGAATCTTCGCAATATCGCGATCATCGCGCACGTCGACCATGGCAAGACCACGCTGGTCGACAATCTCCTGAAACAGTCCGGCTCGTTCCGCGAGAACCAGCGCGTCGCCGAGCGCGCGATGGATTCCAACGACCTCGAAAAGGAACGCGGCATCACCATCCTCGCCAAGGCGACCTCGGTCGACTGGAAGGATTATCGCATCAACATCGTCGACACGCCTGGCCACGCCGATTTCGGCGGCGAGGTGGAGCGCATTCTGTCGATGGTGGATTCGGCCATCGTGCTGGTCGACGCCGCCGAAGGCCCGATGCCGCAGACCAAGTTCGTGGTCGGCAAGGCGCTGAAGGTCGGCCTCAAGCCCATCGTGGTGATCAACAAGATCGACCGTCCAGACGCTCGCCACGTCGAGGTGGTTAACGAGGTGTTCGACCTTTTCGCGGCGCTCGACGCCACCGACGAGCAGCTCGACTTCCCGATCCTTTACGGCTCGGGCCGCGACGGCTGGGTGGCCGAAAACCCGGAAGGCCCCAAGGATCAGGGGCTCGCGCCGCTTTTCGATCTCGTGGTCAAGCATGTGCCGGCGCCGACGGTGCATCCCGGCCCCTTCCGCATGATCGGCACGCTGTTGGAGGCCAACGCCTTCCTTGGTCGCATCATCACCGGCCGCATCGAGTCCGGTTCGCTGAAGTCCAACCAGTCGGTCAAGGTGCTCGCCAATGACGGGTCGCTGGTCGAGACCGGCCGCGTCTCCAAGATCCTCGCTTTCCGCGGCCTCGAGCGTCAGCCGATCGACGAGGCGCAGGCGGGCGACATCGTCGCCATCGCCGGCCTGTCCAAGGGCACCGTCGCCGACACGTTCTGCGATCCGGCCGTCACAGAGCCGCTGCATGCGCAGCCGATCGATCCGCCTACCGTCACCATGTCGTTCATAGTCAACGACAGCCCGCTCGCCGGCACCGAGGGCGACAAGGTCACCAGCCGCGTCATCCGCGACCGGCTGCTGCGCGAGGCCGAAGGCAACGTGGCGCTGAAGATCGAGGAATCGACCGAGAAGGATTCGTTCTATGTCTCGGGCCGCGGCGAGCTTCAGCTCGCGGTGCTGATCGAGACCATGCGCCGCGAGGGTTTCGAACTCGCCGTGTCGCGTCCGCGCGTCGTCATGCAGAAGGGCGAGGACGGCCAGCTCCTGGAGCCGGTCGAGGAAGTCGTCATCGACGTCGACGAGGAGCATTCCGGCGTCGTCGTGCAGAAGATGAGCGAGCGCAAGGCCGAGATGGTCGAGTTGCGCCCCTCGGGCGGCGACCGCCAGCGCCTGGTCTTCCATGCCCCGACCCGCGGCCTGATCGGCTACCAGTCGGAGCTCCTGACCGACACGCGGGGTACCGCGGTGATGAACCGCCTCTTCCATTCCTACCAGCCTTACAAGGGCGAGCTGGCCGGCCGAACCAACGGCGTTCTGATCTCCAACGACCAGGGCGAATCGGTGGCATTTGCCATGTGGAATCTAGAAGATCGCGGCCCGATGGTCATCGATCCGGGCGTCAAGGTCTACCAGGGCATGATCATCGGCATCCACTCGCGGGACAACGATCTCGAGGTAAACGTGCTGAAGGGCAAGAAGCTGACGAACATCCGCGCCGCCGGCAAGGACGAGGCGGTCAAGCTCACCCCGCCGATTCGCATGACGCTGGAACGCGCCTTGGCCTGGATCCAGGACGACGAACTCGTCGAGGTCACGCCGAAGTCGATCCGCCTGCGCAAGCTCTATCTCGACCCGAACGAGCGCAAGCGCTTCGAAAAGCAGCTGGCCGCCGGCGCGGCGTAA
- a CDS encoding site-2 protease family protein yields the protein MKWSFPIARIAGSEVRIHVTFFLLLLWIGIVHFQSGGGAAAAEGVAFIVAVFTCVVLHEFGHALAARRYGIGTPRITLLPIGGVAELERMPEKPSEEIFVALAGPAVNVVIAALLILVIGAQVDGQTLSAMENPAQGFWARLAAVNVVLVLFNLIPAFPMDGGRVLRALLATRYPRVRATEIAGTVGQIAAFLFGFLGLIGGNPLLIFVAIFVYLAANAETQAIGLQDAARAFSVEETMIVSYETLGLSSTLADAGDALLRTTQHEFPVLDGAGRLRGFLTRGALVEGMKQGGASTPVIDVMNCDIPHVRRSERLTAALDALQKSKAPAVAVLDAEERLVGYVTIENIGELMMLRAASSG from the coding sequence ATGAAATGGTCCTTTCCCATAGCCCGTATCGCCGGCAGCGAGGTGCGGATCCACGTCACCTTCTTCCTGCTGCTCCTGTGGATCGGCATCGTGCATTTCCAGAGCGGCGGCGGGGCCGCGGCAGCGGAAGGCGTGGCCTTCATCGTGGCCGTCTTCACGTGCGTGGTCCTGCACGAATTCGGACACGCGCTCGCGGCGCGGCGCTACGGCATCGGGACGCCGCGGATCACGCTGCTGCCGATCGGTGGCGTGGCGGAGCTCGAAAGGATGCCGGAAAAGCCGTCGGAGGAGATCTTCGTCGCGCTGGCGGGGCCCGCCGTGAACGTGGTGATCGCAGCGCTGCTGATCCTCGTCATCGGTGCGCAGGTCGACGGCCAGACGCTGTCGGCCATGGAAAACCCGGCGCAGGGTTTTTGGGCGCGACTGGCGGCGGTCAACGTCGTGCTCGTCCTGTTCAACCTCATCCCGGCCTTTCCCATGGATGGCGGGCGCGTGCTTCGGGCGCTGCTCGCCACCCGCTATCCACGCGTGCGGGCGACCGAGATCGCCGGCACCGTCGGGCAGATCGCCGCATTCCTGTTCGGCTTCCTCGGGCTGATCGGCGGCAATCCGCTGCTGATCTTCGTCGCAATCTTCGTCTATCTCGCAGCCAACGCCGAGACGCAGGCGATCGGCCTTCAGGACGCTGCGCGCGCCTTCTCTGTCGAGGAGACGATGATCGTCAGCTACGAGACGCTGGGTCTCTCCTCCACGCTGGCGGATGCGGGCGATGCGCTGCTGCGCACGACCCAGCACGAGTTCCCGGTGCTCGACGGCGCCGGTCGCCTGCGGGGATTTTTGACCCGCGGTGCGCTGGTGGAAGGGATGAAACAGGGTGGGGCGTCTACGCCCGTGATCGACGTCATGAACTGCGACATCCCGCATGTCAGACGCAGCGAGCGGCTGACCGCCGCGCTCGACGCGCTCCAGAAGAGCAAGGCACCGGCGGTTGCGGTACTCGATGCAGAGGAACGTCTCGTCGGCTACGTGACGATCGAGAACATCGGAGAACTGATGATGCTGCGCGCGGCGAGTTCGGGCTAG
- a CDS encoding DUF1244 domain-containing protein, with amino-acid sequence MADLTPEQQRDFEAAAFRTLVEHLRTRTDVQNIDLMNLAGFCRNCLSNWYRDAANVEGVDLSKEESREIVYGMPYTEWQAKHQTEAVPEKKAAFEQNRPKDH; translated from the coding sequence ATGGCTGACCTGACACCGGAACAGCAGCGCGACTTCGAAGCGGCGGCCTTCCGCACGCTCGTCGAGCACCTTCGCACCCGCACCGACGTCCAGAACATCGACCTGATGAACCTGGCGGGTTTCTGTCGCAACTGCCTGTCGAACTGGTATCGCGACGCGGCGAATGTCGAGGGCGTCGACCTGTCGAAGGAAGAGTCGCGCGAGATCGTCTACGGCATGCCGTATACGGAGTGGCAGGCCAAGCACCAGACCGAAGCGGTGCCGGAGAAGAAGGCCGCGTTCGAGCAGAACCGCCCCAAGGACCACTGA
- a CDS encoding alkaline phosphatase D family protein, which produces MNRSVHVSRRTLLAGAGATGLVAASGLAMPFYSRANTRPAFTHGVQSGDVDMSSGMIWTRTDRPARVMFEVSTTEDFANARRLASLDALPQSDFAVKRLLEDLPSDQDVFYRMTAADLAEINSVSEPIVGRFRTAPASKRDIRFAWSGDTAGQGWGIDDTGMLTYATMAKHTPDFFLHSGDTIYADGPMTEEVDLKDGTKWVNKVLIDEKRKVAETLDEYRGQWKYNMMDEHCRALNAICPTFFQWDDHEVVNNWSSSKDLTADDRYTEKSIALLSSRAARAFHEMTPIRYTPAEPGRVYRKIAYGPLLDVFFLDMRSYRGPNTENTQTQESEATVFLGAQQIAWLKRELANSKATWKVIAADMPIGLVVRDGDTKFEAIANAENGTAKGREFEIADLLRFIKNAGIDNTVWLTADVHYTAAHYYDPSKAQFQDFEPFWEFVSGPIHAGTFGPNDLDMTFGPDLKFVKAPEAGQVNLPPSAGLQFFGLVDIDGQTEQMTVRLMDRGDAELYKVTLDPVRSA; this is translated from the coding sequence ATGAACCGATCCGTACACGTCTCGCGCCGCACCCTTCTCGCGGGTGCTGGCGCCACCGGCCTCGTCGCCGCCTCGGGCCTCGCGATGCCCTTTTACTCGCGAGCGAACACCCGTCCCGCCTTCACCCACGGCGTCCAGTCGGGCGACGTCGACATGTCGTCGGGCATGATCTGGACGCGCACCGATCGTCCCGCCCGCGTCATGTTCGAAGTCTCGACCACCGAGGACTTTGCCAATGCTCGTCGGCTCGCCTCTCTCGACGCGCTGCCGCAGAGCGATTTCGCCGTCAAGCGCCTGCTCGAGGACCTGCCCTCCGACCAGGACGTCTTCTACCGCATGACGGCGGCGGACCTCGCCGAAATCAATTCGGTGTCGGAGCCGATCGTCGGCCGCTTCCGCACCGCGCCGGCCTCGAAGCGCGACATCCGCTTCGCGTGGTCGGGCGATACCGCCGGCCAGGGCTGGGGCATCGACGATACCGGCATGCTCACCTATGCCACCATGGCGAAACACACGCCCGACTTCTTCCTCCACTCGGGCGACACCATCTACGCCGACGGCCCAATGACCGAGGAGGTCGACCTCAAGGATGGCACCAAATGGGTCAACAAGGTGCTGATCGACGAGAAGCGCAAGGTCGCCGAGACGCTCGACGAGTACCGCGGCCAGTGGAAATACAACATGATGGACGAGCACTGCCGCGCGCTCAACGCTATCTGCCCGACCTTCTTCCAGTGGGACGACCACGAGGTCGTCAACAACTGGTCGTCCTCGAAGGACCTGACCGCCGACGACCGCTACACCGAGAAATCCATCGCGCTGCTTTCGTCGCGCGCCGCGCGCGCCTTCCACGAGATGACGCCGATCCGCTACACGCCCGCCGAACCCGGCCGCGTCTACCGCAAGATCGCCTATGGACCGCTTCTCGACGTCTTCTTCCTCGACATGCGGTCTTATCGCGGGCCGAACACGGAGAACACGCAGACCCAGGAGAGCGAGGCCACCGTGTTCCTCGGGGCACAGCAGATCGCTTGGCTGAAGCGCGAACTGGCCAATTCGAAGGCGACCTGGAAGGTCATCGCCGCCGACATGCCGATCGGCCTGGTGGTGCGCGACGGGGACACCAAGTTCGAGGCCATCGCCAATGCCGAGAACGGCACCGCGAAAGGCCGCGAGTTCGAGATCGCGGATCTGCTGCGCTTCATCAAGAACGCCGGCATCGACAACACCGTGTGGCTCACGGCCGACGTCCACTACACGGCCGCGCACTATTACGATCCGTCGAAGGCGCAGTTCCAGGATTTCGAACCGTTCTGGGAATTCGTGTCCGGCCCGATCCACGCGGGCACGTTCGGCCCGAACGACCTCGACATGACCTTCGGTCCGGACCTGAAGTTCGTGAAGGCACCCGAAGCCGGGCAGGTCAATCTGCCGCCGTCGGCCGGCCTGCAGTTCTTCGGTCTCGTCGACATCGACGGCCAGACGGAGCAGATGACCGTGCGTCTGATGGATCGCGGCGACGCCGAACTCTACAAGGTCACGCTCGACCCGGTCCGCAGCGCCTGA
- a CDS encoding DUF1036 domain-containing protein codes for MTSGAARADFRVCNATQSLVGVSIGYRAAAGWITEGWWHVEGSTCKTLIEGPLSSRYYYLYAEDAERGGRWDGPINMCVADKEFKIVGVRDCIPRGFQRAGFQEYDTGEQASWMVQLTDDPAPDGTAAVTGAGTQ; via the coding sequence ATGACGTCGGGGGCGGCGCGCGCCGATTTCCGCGTCTGCAACGCGACCCAGAGCCTGGTCGGCGTGTCGATCGGCTATCGTGCCGCGGCCGGATGGATCACCGAGGGCTGGTGGCATGTCGAGGGTTCCACCTGCAAGACCCTGATCGAGGGACCTCTCTCGTCGCGCTATTACTACCTCTATGCCGAGGATGCCGAACGCGGCGGACGCTGGGACGGGCCGATCAACATGTGCGTCGCCGACAAGGAGTTCAAGATCGTCGGCGTGCGCGACTGCATCCCGCGCGGATTCCAGCGCGCCGGGTTCCAGGAATACGACACCGGCGAACAGGCGAGCTGGATGGTCCAGCTGACCGATGATCCCGCGCCCGACGGGACGGCCGCCGTAACCGGGGCGGGGACTCAATGA
- a CDS encoding N-formylglutamate amidohydrolase, whose protein sequence is MTRTAVFSPFHVVEGDRGRGIVILADHARNVLPGEYGDLGLPAREFDRHIAYDIGVEAVSRSLARQLDAPALLCGYSRLLIDPNRGEDDPTLIRQLYDGTVVPANYPMSREERNQRLDLFYRPYHDAVGAMISSVAAESGRAPLIVSVHSFTPAMQGVARPWHVGLLWDKDDRVVTPLMQALSADPALVVGDNEPYDGALRGDTMYKHAIANGYPHVLIEIRQDLIASEAGAEEWADRLAPILDGINARPDIHEVKFFGSRTGPVPGG, encoded by the coding sequence ATGACACGAACCGCAGTCTTTTCACCGTTCCATGTGGTCGAGGGCGATCGCGGGCGCGGTATCGTGATCCTCGCCGATCATGCCAGGAACGTGCTTCCCGGCGAGTACGGCGATCTCGGGCTGCCGGCGCGCGAGTTCGACCGCCACATCGCCTACGACATCGGCGTGGAGGCGGTGAGCCGTTCGCTGGCGCGGCAGCTGGACGCGCCGGCACTCCTGTGCGGCTATTCCCGCCTGTTGATCGATCCGAACCGCGGCGAGGACGACCCCACCCTCATCCGCCAGCTCTACGACGGCACGGTGGTCCCGGCGAACTATCCGATGTCGCGGGAGGAGCGAAACCAGCGGCTCGACCTGTTCTACCGGCCTTACCACGACGCCGTCGGGGCAATGATATCGTCCGTGGCAGCCGAATCGGGCAGGGCGCCTCTCATCGTGTCGGTCCACTCCTTCACGCCGGCCATGCAGGGCGTGGCGCGCCCGTGGCACGTTGGACTTCTCTGGGACAAGGACGACCGGGTCGTGACGCCGCTGATGCAGGCGCTGTCGGCCGACCCGGCGCTCGTGGTCGGCGACAACGAGCCCTATGACGGCGCGCTGCGCGGCGACACCATGTACAAGCACGCGATCGCCAACGGCTATCCGCACGTGCTGATCGAGATCCGGCAGGATCTGATCGCGAGCGAAGCGGGCGCGGAGGAATGGGCCGACCGGCTGGCACCAATCCTTGACGGCATCAATGCCCGGCCCGATATCCACGAGGTAAAGTTCTTCGGCTCGCGGACCGGGCCGGTCCCAGGAGGATGA
- a CDS encoding GFA family protein — protein MTDDALSRIARCSCGRLTVRCLGEPSRISLCHCHACQRRTGSAFGIAIFFARARVAVDGVYSTFTREAESGFLVSSHFCGACGSTVWWEPARMPDWIGIAYGAFAGTELPPPDQQVHVKQRLDWIRLDIPEK, from the coding sequence ATGACAGACGACGCATTGAGCCGCATTGCCCGTTGCAGCTGTGGTCGGCTTACGGTGCGGTGCCTCGGCGAACCGTCGCGCATCTCGCTGTGCCACTGCCATGCGTGCCAGCGACGCACTGGCTCGGCTTTCGGTATCGCCATCTTCTTCGCCCGCGCTCGCGTAGCGGTCGATGGCGTTTATTCGACCTTCACACGCGAGGCCGAGTCCGGCTTCTTGGTCAGCTCGCACTTTTGTGGGGCATGCGGCAGCACCGTGTGGTGGGAGCCGGCGCGTATGCCCGACTGGATCGGCATTGCCTATGGGGCGTTCGCCGGCACCGAACTCCCGCCTCCCGACCAGCAGGTGCATGTGAAGCAGCGGCTCGACTGGATCAGGCTCGACATTCCGGAGAAGTGA
- a CDS encoding MarR family winged helix-turn-helix transcriptional regulator codes for MPTRHDSDSFGFIIGDLSRLIRAEMERRIAAAGLSVTPGEGRTLLNIARIGAVRQNVLADRMGVEAMTLSGYVDRLEQRRLVSRTVDPADRRAKLVSLTSEAEGVVEELRALGDSLRVDLSRTMRSEEWDALMASLRQIRENLTGMKCKAPAAVDTSE; via the coding sequence ATGCCCACTCGACACGACAGCGACAGCTTCGGCTTCATCATCGGCGACCTCTCGCGCCTTATCCGCGCTGAGATGGAGCGCCGCATCGCGGCAGCCGGTCTCTCGGTCACCCCGGGCGAAGGCAGGACGCTCCTGAACATCGCGCGCATCGGTGCCGTCCGGCAGAACGTGCTCGCCGATCGCATGGGCGTCGAGGCCATGACGCTGTCAGGCTATGTCGACCGGCTGGAACAGCGGCGCCTTGTCAGCCGTACCGTCGATCCCGCCGACCGACGCGCCAAGCTCGTCTCGCTGACCTCGGAGGCGGAAGGGGTGGTGGAGGAACTACGCGCCCTGGGAGATTCGCTGCGCGTCGACCTGAGCCGGACCATGCGCTCGGAGGAATGGGATGCGTTGATGGCCAGCCTCAGGCAAATCCGCGAGAACCTCACCGGAATGAAGTGCAAGGCACCGGCCGCGGTGGATACCAGCGAATGA